In Brevibacterium pigmentatum, the sequence AGGAGGGGGCACAGCCGAGGAAGCCTCGGGTCCCACCGTCGAAACGAAATTCGGCGCCGTCGATGTGCCTGCCGATCCGCAGAGGGTCGTGGCTCTGGGGTGGGGTGATGCCGAGACCGCGCTGGCGCTCGGCGTCCAGCCCGTCGGCGCCTCCGACTGGGTCGAGTTCGGCGGCGCGGGCGTCGGCCCCTGGGCCGAGGATCTCTACGACGAAGCTCCGGAGATCATCGAGACGATGGAACCCGACTACGAGGCCATCGCCGCCCTGGAGCCCGACGTCATCCTCGATACGAACAGCTCCGGAGAGAAGAAGCGCTACGACCGCCTCTCCGAGATCGCTCCGACGGTCGGAGTTCCCGAAGGCGGCGACAACTACCTGACGACGATGGACCAGCAGGTCGAGCTCGTCTCCCAGGCACTCGGCAAGGCCGACGACGGGAAGAAGCTGCTCGACGACCTCGACAAGACCTACGCCGATGCGCGCGAAGCTCATCCGGAGTTCAAGGACAAGTCCGTGACCGTGGCAGCGAAGACCTCCGAGGGCTGGGGTGCCTATGTCGAGGAGTCAGGTCGTGTGCAGGTCATGGAGCAGCTCGGCTTCAAGCAGTCCGAGACGATTGCGGGAATGAAGGCCGAAGGCTTCTCCGTTCCGATCTCCGAGGAGAACCTCGATCAACTCGACGCAGACCTGCTTCTGACGTTCCCGATCTACATCGAGGACAAGGAAGTCACCGAGGATGCTGCCTACAAGCGCATCCCGGCCGTCGAAGACGGACACGACTTCGTTCTGACCAAGGACAACGACGACATCCGCAAGGCGTTCTCACTCAACTCGATCCTCTCGGCCGAGTACACCGCGGAGCAGCTCCCGGGACTCATCGCCGACAAGGTGAAGTAACCGACTGACGAGCGCTGCTGCGCGCCCCTGCGCAGAACTTAAGCAGAACTCACACGGCGGCACGCCACACATCGAGGCCGAGGTCGATGATGCGGGCGTGCCGCACACTTTGCAGCGAATCGATCGGCAGCCATTCCGCCCGATCCGTCGTCCCATCGACTTCGAGAGTGCCCAGGGTGCCCCCGATGATCCGAGCCTCATAGACGACGCGGGCTCCTTTGAAGGGGCGAGCCGTCGAGTCGCCGAAAGCCGGATTGCGACGTGACTCCGTGAATGAATGTGTGGTCAGGGGGCGGACCAGTTCGGCGTCGAAGCCGGTCTCCTCCTTGATCTCCCGGATCGTGCCCGCTTCGATGCTCTCGTCGAACTCGATTCCGCCGCCGGGCAGCGTCCAGATCGCGTGCAGGCGGTCCTTCCCGCCGTTGAACCAGCTGAGGAGGATTTCGTCGTCGTCATTGACGATGACCGCGTAACCGGCAAGGCGAGTGTCATATTCGGAGAAGTGCATGACCTCACCCTACCCGCGTCTGCACCGGTCACCGATGAATGAAGTCCCCACGGATCTCTTGTTCGGCGGAGCGCGGATACATAGTGTGAAGACATGAGCGAACAGCCGCAGGCCCCGAACGACCGGCTCGTGCACACTCGCACGATCCCCGTCTCCGCCGAGAAGATCTTCGCACTGCTGGCGGACCCGCGACGCCACCATGAGACCGAACCCGGCGACTGGGTTCGCGGCGCCATCGACGGCGCCCCCATCACGGCGGTCGGCCAGGTGTTCTCCATGGATATGTACCTCGACGTCGTGGGCGGGGCGTACCGCATCGACAACACCGTCACCACCTTCGAGCCTCCGTACGCCATCGGCTGGGATCCCGGCCAGGCCGACGAATCCGGACGGATCGTCCCGGGCGGGTGGCGGTGGCGCTACGACCTCACCGAGACCGATGCCGGCACCGAGGTGGCCCTGACCTATGACTGGTCCGCCACGACGGAGGCGACTCGGGAGGAGTTCGGGGGATTCCCTCCGTTCCCCGCCGAGTTCCTCGACGCCTCACTGGAGAGCCTCGAACGTGCCGTCACGGGCTAGGCTGGGATCGTGACCACCATCAACAGCACTCGCGTGGGCGAATCCGGGCGCCTGGTCGTCTTCCTCCACGGCCTGTTCGGCCGAGGCAAGAACTTCACCCGCATCGCCAAGGACATCGAACCCGAGTTCTCCAGCCTTCTGATCGACCTGCCCAACCACGGCGAGTCCGACTGGACCGAGACCTTCGACTACGTCGAGCTCGCCGACGCCGTGGCCGCCCATATCGTCGAGGCGGTCGGCCCCGACGACCAGCCCGTGCACCTGGTCGGACATTCCCTCGGTGGAAAGGTCGCCATGGTGCTCGCCCTGCGTCACCCGGAACTCATCGACCGCCTCGTCGTCGTCGACATCGGCCCCAACGCCGGCGGGTCCACCGGAGTGTTCGACCATCTGCTCTCCAGCCTCGCCGCCCTCGATCTCGATCGGATCGAATCGCGCACCGAGGCTGATGAGGCACTTCGGGACCCGATCCCGGAGGCTGCGATCAGGGGATTCCTGCTGCAGAACCTGCGCCCCACCTCGGCGGGATATTCCTGGCAGCCCAACCTCGACCTCCTGCATTCGAGCCTCGATATCATCGGGGGCTTCCCGGACATGGGCGATGCCGTATTCGACCACCGCGTCCTCTGGGTCGCCGGCGAGAAGTCGGACTACGTCGACCGTGAAGACCTGCCGCACATGCGCAGTCTGTTCCCACGCACCACCCTGCTCACCGTCAAAGGCTCGGGACACTGGGTGCATTCGGAGAAGCCGCGGGAGTTCGTCTCAGCACTGACGACATTCCTCAGCCGCCCCTGAAAAGGAATATGCTGAACGCGCTCGACGTTGCCACAGCGACGAGCACAATTGGACTCAAACTCTCAGGAGGAATGCGTGAGCACTTCGATCCCGGCCGATCCCGCAGAGAAGTTCGCCGAATACGCGGACGGAACCCGACTGGTCAGCACCGATTGGGTGGCTGAGCATGCAGGCGATCCCGGACTCGTCATCGTCGAAAGCGACGAAGACGTGCTGCTCTACGAAACCGGGCACATTCCCGGAGCGGTCAAGGTCGATTGGCACACTGAACTCAATGACCCCGTGACCCGCGACTACGTCGACGGCGAAGGCTTCGCCGCACTCATGTCGGCCAAGGGCATCTCGCGTGAGGACACCATCGTCGTCTACGGCGACAAGTCCAACTGGTGGGCCGCCTACGCGCTGTGGGTCTTCACCCTCTTCGGTCACGAAGACGTCCGCCTCATGGACGGCGGTCGCGCGAAATGGCAGGCCGAAGGCCGCGAGATGACCACCGAGAAGCCGAAGCCCTCACCCACCGAATACCCTGTCGTCGAACGCGACGATTCGGTCATCCGCGCCTTCCTGCCCGAGGTCCGCGACAGCCTCGGCGAACTGCCGCTCATCGATGTGCGCAGCCCGGAGGAATACACCGGCGAACGCACCCATATGCCCGCCTACCCGGAGGAGGGAGCGCTGCGCGGCGGCCATATCCCTGGCGCGAAGTCGATGCCGTGGGGCAAGGCAGCCAACGAAGACGGCACCTTCAAGTCCGCAGCCGAACTCAAGGAGCTCTACACCGAGCAGGCGGGACTGGGCGAGAGCGATGAGGTCATCGCCTACTGCCGGATCGGCGAACGCTCCAGCCACACCTGGTTCGTCCTCAAGCACCTCCTCGGTTACAGCAACGTGCGCAACTACGACGGTTCCTGGACCGAATGGGGCAACGTCGTCGGCGTGCCGATCGTCACCGGAGCAGAACCCGGAGAGATTCGCGGACGCTGATGACTGAGACGACGACGCCCAAGATCGACGACCTGCCGGAGGCTCTGGCAGAGATCGTCACGGATTTTGCCGAAACCCCGGCCGATGACCGTCTCCAGGTGCTTCTGGAATTCGCGACGGACCTTCCCGACCTGCCGGAGAAGTACACGGACCATCCGGAGCTGCTCGAGCCCGTGCCCGAATGCCAGTCGCCGATCTTCCTCGTCACCGAGGTGGCCGACCCCGAGGCGGGGGAGCAGGCGGAAGTGCGGCTGCACTTCTCCGCACCTCCGGAGGCGCCGACCACGCGCGGCTTCGCCGGGATCCTGCACGAAGGGCTCGACGGAGCCAGCGCCGAGGCGATCCTGTCGGTTCCCGCCGACCTGCCCCTGCGGCTGTCGATGTCGGAGATCGTCAGCCCGCTGAGGCTGCGCGGAATGAGCGGAATGCTCTCGCGGATTCAGCGACAGGTGTCCGAGAGGATCGGCAAGATCACGGCCGAGTGAGACCTCTCTCGCTTGGCTGAGGTGGTCCGGTGAGTTACAGTGTGGTTAGCCTGCCCTTAGTCACCTGACCGCCTAATAACTCGAAGGACCACCTCGATGACCGGTTCCGCCACCTCTGCCGAGGCGAAACCGCATACCGACACCAGTCATCCGACCGGTGGCAGCCTGTGGATCAGAAGAGCGCTGGGACTCGTCGCGGCACTCATCACGCTCGTCGTCGCCATCGCGGCGTCACTGGCTATCGGGGCGCGGGACATGCCGATCTCGGAAGTCCTTGGAGCCTTCTTCGCCCCCACCGGCAGCGACGATCAGCTCGTCGTCCTCGAACTGCGGCTGCCGCGGACAGTCCTCGGCATCCTCGTCGGAATGGGACTGGGCCTGGCCGGCGGGCTCATTCAAGCCCTGACCCGCAACCCCCTGGCTGATCCGGGCATCCTCGGCGTCAACGCCGGAGCGTCCCTGGCGATCACGATCGGTGTCGCGTTCTTCGGGATCTCCTCGATCACCGGATACATCTGGTTCGCCTTCGCCGGAGCCCTCGTCGCCACCGTCGGGGTCTATGTCATCGGTTCCGCAGGCCGCAGCCGCACGGTTGATCCGATTCGCCTGACCCTGGCCGGAGTCGCCGTCGCCGCAGTGCTCACCGGACTGACCAAGGCGATCCTGCTGACCAACGAACGCGCTTTCGACGCATTCCGGTCCTGGGACGTCGGCGCGATCGCCGGCCGTGATTTCGATACGATCACCGCGATCCTGCCGTTCATCGTCATCGGCACAGTGCTCGCACTGGCATTGTCCCACTCACTCAACGCCGTGGCTCTCGGCGATGACCTGGCCGCCAGCCTCGGCACCTCGGTCAATCGCACGCGGGTGCTCTCCATCCTCGCCGTGACCCTCCTCGCCGGAGCGGCCACGGCCGCAGCCGGGCCGATCGGATTCATCGGTCTGATGATTCCCCATATCGCACGGTGGATCGTCGGTCCCGACCAGCGCTGGATCCTCGGCTACTCGGTCGTCCTGTCACCTATTCTGCTCCTGGCCTCGGACGTCATCGGCAGAGTCGTGATGAAGCCCGGCGAACTCCAGGTCGGAGTCGTCACCGCGTTCGTCGGTGCTCCGGTGCTCATCGCCCTTGTCCGACGGAAGAAGGCGAGCGGTCTGTGAAATCCACCAACGTCGCGGTTCCCGACCGCACCCTCACCGCGCACCCGCGCGCCTTGCCGGGGGAGACGGTCGACTTCGGCCGGCCCATGCTGCGCGTCTTCGGATTCCGCATCGATATGCGGGTCGTCATCACTGCCGGAATCATCACTCTCCTCGCCTTGGCCTGCGGTTTCGCCGGTCTCATGCTCGGCAAGTTCTCGCTGACTCCGACCGAGGTCTTCCAAGGCCTGTTCGGGGTCGCGGAGAAGCGCATCGTCAACACAGTCGTGGGCGAATGGCGGGCACCGCGCATCATCGCCAGCATCGTCCTCGGAGCCGGGCTCGGAGTCTCCGGAGCCGTATTCCAATCACTGACGCGCAACCCACTGGGTTCTCCGGACATCATCGGCTTCTCCACCGGTGCCTACACCGGAGGCATCGTCACGATCATCGTCTTCGGCACGAGCTTCGTCTCCACCGCGGCAGGAGCGATCATCGGGGGACTCCTCACCGCACTGGTCGTCTACCTGCTCACGTGGAAAGGCGGAGTGCAGGGGTTCCGGCTCATCATCGTCGGAATCGCTCTGACGGCCATGCTCAATGCCTTCAACACCTGGCTGATCATGCGCGCCGATCTTGAGCTCGCGATGGCCGCCGCCACCTGGGGTGCCGGCACCCTCAACGGAATGGGCTGGTCGACGATCGCTCCGGCCGCTGTGGCCACGATCGTTCTCGGACTGGCCTGCGGACTCTTCTCCCGGGACCTCGGGACCTTGGAACTCGGCGACGATACGGCGAAGGCCCTGGGTGTGCGTAATGAGCCCATCCGCGCCGTGCTCATCGTCATCGCCGTCGCCCTCGTCGCCGTGGTCACTGCCGCTGCCGGCCCGATCGCCTTCGTCGCCTTGGCGGCTCCGCAGATCGGACGGCGAATCGCGCGGGCGCAGGGCACCAGCCTGTTGACCTCTGCGGCAGTCGGAGCGCTGCTCCTCGTCGCCGCCGACCTCATCGCCCAGCATGCGTTCGGCGACATCCAGCTGCCCGTCGGCGTGATCACCGTGAGCATCGGCGGCATCTATCTCATCTGGCTCCTCATCCAAGAAGCTCGGAAGGCATCATGAGCATTCCCAATACTGTGGGCGCATCGTCACCGCTGATCGCCGAGAACCTCGATCTGGCCTATGACCAGCGTCAGATCGTCAGTGATCTCGATGTGAGCATTCCTGACGGAAAGTTCTCGATCATCGTCGGCCCCAATGCCTGCGGCAAGTCGACCCTGCTGCGAGCACTCGCGCGGCTCCTGCCGCCGGCGAAGGGCACAGTGCTGCTCGACGGGAACAACATAGAGAAGATGAAGACGAAGAAGATCGCCCAACGCCTGGGTCTTCTCCCGCAGTCGTCCATCGCCCCGGACGGGATCACGGTTGCCGAACTCGTCTCCCGTGGTCGGCATCCCCACCAGTCGTTCTTGCGCCAGTGGACCGACTCCGATGAAGCAGCCGTGCTGTCGGCGCTGCGGGCGACGAACACCGAAGAGCTGTCTTCACGGCTCGTCGACGAGCTCTCCGGAGGCCAACGCCAACGTGTCTGGGTGGCCATGGTGCTCGCTCAGGAGACATCGCTCCTGCTGCTCGACGAACCGACGACTTTCCTCGACGTCGCCTACCAGATCGAGCTGCTCGACCTGTTCTCGCAGCTCAATCACGAATACGGGCACACGCTGGTCGCCGTGCTTCACGACCTCAACCAAGCCTGCCGGTACGCCGATGAGATCATCGCGATGAAGGACGGTTCCATCGTCGCTCAGGGACCGCCGGAGACGATCATCACCTCGGAACTCGTCCACGAGGTCTTCGGCATCGAGTGCACGGTCATCGACGATCCGGTGACAGGCGCTCCGATGATCGTGGCAGGAGCGCCGAAGAAGACATTCGCTCAGCGCTGAGCCGGAGTCGACCGGACGACTACGTTCGGGACTGATCTGAGTGCGGCCCCGCCTCGGCGGGCGCGTGCGTCCCATCCGAAGTGCTCTTGCGTTTGAAGAGCGCTTTGACGCCGAAGATGATGCCGACGACGATTCCTCCCCAGATCGCGCCGAGGATGAGGGAGAAGAACGTGTTGACCAGCCACCCAAGGAAACCGCCGACGGCCGCGATTGCGGCGACAGGCTCTTCGAGGTGGTGAACGAAGCCGTAGAGGGCGTGGAAGCCGAGTTCATCGGTGCCGACGAGGATGATATGGCCTCCGACCCACAGCATGGCGAAGGTGCCGACGACGGAGAGGAGCGCGAGCAGCTTCGGCATGGCCTCGACGAGGAATCGTCCGAACTTCTGCTGTCCGGGGGAGTCCTTCCTCGCCATATGCAGACCGATGTCATCCATCTTCACGATGAGCGCGACGACACCGTAGACACCGACGGTGATCGCAAGGCCGACGACGGCGAGAATGACGGCACGGCTCGTCAGGGACTCACCGGCCACCTCGTTGAGGGCGATGACCATGATCTCGCAGCTGAGGACGAAGTCAGTTGTGATGGCCGACCGCACGACTTTCTTCTCTGCTGCCGCACCATCGGTCGCCTGCTCGGCGGCCGGGGTCTCCTTCTCATGGTGGGCGATCCACCCGAGCTTCTCGAAGACCTTCTCGGCGCCCTCAAAGCACAGGTAGGTGCCGCCGACCATGAGCAGCGGAGTCAGCAGCCAAGGAAGAAACTGACTGAGCAGCAGAATGACCGGGAGGATGATGATGAGCTTGTTGAACAGCGATCCGAACGCGATGCGTTTGATGATCGGAAGCTCACGCTTCGGGTCCACTCCTTCGACGAATTTCGGCGTCACCGCCGCATCGTCGATGACGACGCCCGCGGCTTTGGCACTGGCTCGCGACGCACCCGCGGCGACATCGTCGAGGCTGGCAGCCGAAAGCTTGACCAGCGCGGCCACATCGTCGAGGAGCGCGATCAGACCCCCGGCCATCTAACGACCGCCCAGCTTGTGAGTGGTGCCCGGGGGCTGACGATGAAGATCACCGAGGTGGTTGTCCGCAGCATCGAAGAGCTGCAGGCGGTCGCCATCGGGTTCGACCCTTCTGGCTTTGGGAACCCAAGTGATCATTCCGGGAGCGGCCTTGAGCGTCATCATCGAGGACTTGATCATCAAACCCTCGGGTTCAGCCGACCATGAGGTCACAAGGTTGTTGGCGCCGTCGCTGCCACGCAGTGAGCCGTCCTCGGAGAATTCGAGGAAGGCCCGCTCGTTCGTCTGGGCAATCCAGCGGCCGATGAGTTCCTGTGTCATTTGTCGTCCTTCTCCAGTCCGCCGATGACTTTTCCGTTGCTGTCCTTGACCTTCATGACATCGCCCTCGATGGTGGCCGTTGAGGCCTTGCTCAGCCAGGTATCGACACCGGCGCAGGCCTTCTGAGTCGACATGAAGGAATCGATGGCGATCTCGTCGCCTTTGACCTTCCACGTGGTGACGATCGCATTGCAGCCGTCAGAACCTTCCAGGGAACCGTCGTCAGCGAATTCGAGGAACGGATCCCCCTTCTCCGGTGAGGACCACTTTCCGGTGGGGTCCATCTTGGACGCTTCGTCGCTGGGGGCTGCAGTTTCGCTGGATTCGGCGGGGGAGGGGGAACTGGGATTGCGCGGATCGACACCGGTGTCACAGGCCGCCAACGGCAGTGTGAGAGCGAGGGCAGCAAGTCCGAGCGCGAGCCTCGATGCAGGTCTCGCGGCGGCAAGGGTGCGAAGCGTTGTGTGGTTCGGCATGCCCCTGATCATAACGGCACCGGTTTCGAGGCCCCTGGAAGAAGACAGGACAGCTTGCGTAGTCCGACTTCTGTAAGTTGTGTTCACCTGCAACATTGATGGTTTTTGCAATGCGTCGTGATCAAACCGTAACCTTTCACACGGTTGGAAATCTGACACCGGAGACCCGAGCCGCTCAGATGCGGGGAGTCGAGTTGAAGGGGTCGGGCAATCGAAGCATCGACAACGATCAAGGAAAACGACCTTATGCAGAAGAAACTCGTGCAGAGTTCGCTGGCGATCAGCGCCGCAGCTGCGCTGGGCCTGAGCGGCGCACTCGTCGCCTCGCCGGCGATGGCTGACAAGGCTCCGCAGAAGCTGAACGTTCAGAGTGAAGCTCACGTTCAGAAGGCACTGTCCGGCGTCGAAGGCGTCAACGCCTACGGCACCGAGGGCGGCGAGCTGAGCATCGGTGTTGCCAAGAAGACCGACGAGATCAAGAAGCTCGAAAAGAAGTACCAGAACATCAAGGTCACCGAGGGCATCAAGGAACTGAAGCCCTACGCGAAGAACGACCTCGTCGGCGGTGCCGGCTACCTCGTCAAGGCCGGCGAGGGTGGCGGAGTCTGCTCGACCGGATTCTCCGGCTGGGACGGTGACGGCAAGCCCGTCGTCCTCACCGCCGGACACTGCTCAAAGATCATCAACGAAGACACCAACGAGTTCGACGGCGACACCACGGTCGACCAGACCGAGAAGCCTTCGATCTCCCAGGCCAATGGCGGAGAAGGCTTCCAGGCCTCCGGCAACGGCGTCGTCGGCAAGTGGGGCTTCGCCAACTTCGGCGGCGACCTGCTCGAAGGCGCAGACCAGAACGAGTGGCCCAAGCCCAGCGAGTCCGACATCGACTTCGCAGTGATCAACGTCGACGAGTCGAAGTACAACGTCAAGAACGGCATCACCGATTGGTCGACCGCCGATTCGGACGACCTGTCCAAGTCGACCACCGAGATCACCGAGGTCGGCGAGCATAAGGACGGTGCCATCAGCAAGTCCGGTCGCACCACCGGTAAGACCGAGGGCAAGGTTCTGCCGCGCTCGGAATACGACTTCGACTACCAGAACGTCGGCGGACGCTGGGTCCACGGATTCGGCGTGACCGCTCCGATCGACAAGCCATTCTCGCAGCCGGGCGACTCCGGCGGCGGCGTCTACCAGGGCAACACCGCTGTGGGTGTCATCTCCGGCGGCGGCGACCTCGACGCGAACACCTCGTTCACCTGGGTTGCCGACCTGGACCACTCGCTCGAGGAGTCCGGCACGGACTTCAACCTTGAGAAGCCGGGCGAGGAGACCCCGGAGGCTCCTGCCGCTCCGAAGGCCGAAGACCAGACGATTGAGTCCGAGGGCAAGGTCAAGGGCAAGGCTGAGGCCGGTGCCGAGGTCGAGGTCAAGTGGGAAGCCGCTGAAGGCGAAAAGGGCACCCAGGCAAAGCCGCAGGCCGAGAACGGTTCTGAGACCGTCACGGCTGACAAGGACGGAAACTTCTCCGTCGAAGGCCCCAAGGCCGAAGGCGACTACAACGTCACCGCGACGGCGATCGTCGATGGACAGGAATCCAAGACGACCGAATTCGACGTGACCGTTGAGAAGGACGAGTCCGAGACCCCTGCTCCTGCCGAGCGTGAGATCAGCATCGATCCCAAGCAGATCGCCGCTTCCGACTTCGTGAAGGAAGACAACGGCGTGACGATCACGGTCAAGGGCTTCGACGAGGGTGAGAAGGTGACCCTCGAGGTTGCCAACGGTCCCGAAGGCGTCGAAGGCATCAAGCTGGACGAGACCGCAAACGAGAACGGCGCTGCCGCATTCTCGATCTACGGCACCAGCGCCGAGAACCCCGAGGCGTACCTCGGTAAGTACGACGTCGAGGTCACCGGCGACAACGACACCGAGGATGAGTCGGCACTGACCGGTTCCTTCGAGGTTGTCGCTGACGAAGACGGATCCGGTGGCGGATCCGGCGGAGATGACGACGGCAACAACGACGACGGCAATGCCGATGGCGGAGCCGGCGACGGAAACGACGATGACGGAAACGGTGACGGCGGTTCTGACCTGCCTCGCACCGGTGCCGAGCTGACCGGCCTCGCTGCCGGAGCCGGACTGCTCCTCGTGGGCGGAACCGCGGTCGTTTTGACGATGCGTCGCAAGAACAACAACTGAGTGCAGTGATGCTGACCGTCTGACGGGCGGCTGAACTCACCGACGGTGCCCCCGGTCTTCTGACCGGGGGCACCGTCTATTCATGGCGGCGGTCTCCCGGAAGATGCCGACAAGTCAGTTTGTACATCTGCTGAAGTTTCGGTCATTAAGTTCACAGTTTTGGACGTACTTTTTTGGTAGTTCCTGAGTGCGGCCCGTAACCTTATCGTGACTTAGGTCATCAACTTGTGACATTGATCCCTCAGAACAGAGAGACAACAACTTATGCAGAAGAAACTCGTGCAGAGTTCGCTGGCGCTGGCAGCAGCGACAGCACTCGGCCTCGGCGGCGCGTTCGTCGCGGGGCCCGCAGCGGCCGATTCACCGAAGACGCTTAAAGTCCAGACCGAGGCGCAGATGCAAGAGGCCGGGGGCACGTATCTTGCTGGTGACGACGGGAAGCTTCCTGAGGAAATTGGGCAGATCGGGTTCAAGGCGAACACTCTCCATATTGGAGCTGTCGAGAAGACCGCCGCTGTCGAAGAGCTGGCCAAGAAATACGACAACGTTGAGGTGCAGATCGGTCCGGAGTATGCGTCGTTTGAGGCGCAAGGGAAGAAGGACCTTGTCGGCGGTGCTGGTTATATCACCAAAGCTCCTCATGGACCCGATGGTTCGGGCGGAACATGTTCGACCGGATTCGCTGGCTGGGATAGCAGTGGCAATCAGGTAGTTATCACCGCCGGCCACTGTGCAGAAGAACTCGAAGAAGACGGCACCAGCTTGGGCACTGCACCTCTCTGGGACATGGAATTGCCTTCTAGCGCCAAAGCGGCCGGTGCAGAGCAGTCCATGCTTGCTGGTGTTGGGGCGCCCGGCAGCTGGGGTAAGCACCAGTTTGGTTATGTATCTGATGCCGATACGCCTCCCGCTGGAAGTGAAGCGGAGGCCATCGATATCGCTAGCATCAATGTTGCGAGTGGTTTCACCACAAAATCTGAGGTCACTACCTGGGATAGCTCAGCGATCGAAGCCGAAGACCTCTCGTTGAAGACGGTCCCTGTCAACAAAGTCGGGAACCCTACCAGGGG encodes:
- a CDS encoding META domain-containing protein, with translation MPNHTTLRTLAAARPASRLALGLAALALTLPLAACDTGVDPRNPSSPSPAESSETAAPSDEASKMDPTGKWSSPEKGDPFLEFADDGSLEGSDGCNAIVTTWKVKGDEIAIDSFMSTQKACAGVDTWLSKASTATIEGDVMKVKDSNGKVIGGLEKDDK
- a CDS encoding S1 family peptidase, which codes for MQKKLVQSSLAISAAAALGLSGALVASPAMADKAPQKLNVQSEAHVQKALSGVEGVNAYGTEGGELSIGVAKKTDEIKKLEKKYQNIKVTEGIKELKPYAKNDLVGGAGYLVKAGEGGGVCSTGFSGWDGDGKPVVLTAGHCSKIINEDTNEFDGDTTVDQTEKPSISQANGGEGFQASGNGVVGKWGFANFGGDLLEGADQNEWPKPSESDIDFAVINVDESKYNVKNGITDWSTADSDDLSKSTTEITEVGEHKDGAISKSGRTTGKTEGKVLPRSEYDFDYQNVGGRWVHGFGVTAPIDKPFSQPGDSGGGVYQGNTAVGVISGGGDLDANTSFTWVADLDHSLEESGTDFNLEKPGEETPEAPAAPKAEDQTIESEGKVKGKAEAGAEVEVKWEAAEGEKGTQAKPQAENGSETVTADKDGNFSVEGPKAEGDYNVTATAIVDGQESKTTEFDVTVEKDESETPAPAEREISIDPKQIAASDFVKEDNGVTITVKGFDEGEKVTLEVANGPEGVEGIKLDETANENGAAAFSIYGTSAENPEAYLGKYDVEVTGDNDTEDESALTGSFEVVADEDGSGGGSGGDDDGNNDDGNADGGAGDGNDDDGNGDGGSDLPRTGAELTGLAAGAGLLLVGGTAVVLTMRRKNNN
- a CDS encoding chymotrypsin family serine protease, with amino-acid sequence MQKKLVQSSLALAAATALGLGGAFVAGPAAADSPKTLKVQTEAQMQEAGGTYLAGDDGKLPEEIGQIGFKANTLHIGAVEKTAAVEELAKKYDNVEVQIGPEYASFEAQGKKDLVGGAGYITKAPHGPDGSGGTCSTGFAGWDSSGNQVVITAGHCAEELEEDGTSLGTAPLWDMELPSSAKAAGAEQSMLAGVGAPGSWGKHQFGYVSDADTPPAGSEAEAIDIASINVASGFTTKSEVTTWDSSAIEAEDLSLKTVPVNKVGNPTRGAAVTKSGRTTGVTQGTVAPAEGELDYANVSGHLVHGMKVIPDGGAFSAPGDSGGAVY